One Setaria viridis chromosome 5, Setaria_viridis_v4.0, whole genome shotgun sequence genomic region harbors:
- the LOC140222700 gene encoding uncharacterized protein: MAPEDKIYHEKLAQRSANYVIVGKEIYRKAASTGILMKCILRSESIERLHEIHSGTCGNHAASGTLVGKAFHSGFYWPTMIEVKAVTSIESAEATQFVEEIMHRFGVPNRIITDLDAQFLGSEFWDVYQDNLIEVYYSSLAYPRYNGQVKHANRMVLQSLKSRIFDDTSKYAAKWLHVAFGAPRIQYYEEGELEKSRQVDMDNLEENRVAALIQHARHEQQIRRYYDRNVRKRSFNVSDLVLLRVQSTKDMHKLAATWEDPFIVKEVIKLGTY; encoded by the exons ATGGCACCAGAAGATAAGATATATCATGAAAAATTAGCTCAGCGCAGTGCAAACTACGTCATCGTCGGCAAGGAGATCTACAGGAAAGCTGCATCTACAGGGatcttgatgaagtgcattctacGTAGCGAGAGCATTGAACGCCTGCATGAAATCCACTCAGGAACAtgcggcaaccacgccgccTCGGGGACTTTGGTCGGCAAAGCTTTCCActcaggtttctactggccaacaatg attgaggtcaaggctgtcactAGTATTGAGTCGGCCGAAGCCACTCAGTTTGTGGAGGAAATCATGCACCGCTTTGGAGTGCCTAATAGGATCATTACCGACCTTGACGCACAATTCCTAGGCTCCGAGTTCTGGGATGTCTACCAAGACAACCTCATTGAGGTGTACTACTCCTCATTAGCCTACCCACGCTACAACGGTCAGGTCAAACATGCAAACAGGATGGTTCTCCAGTCCCTCAAATCGCGCATCTTCGATGACACATCCAAATACGCCGCCAAGTGGCTAC ACGTGGCCTTTGGCGCCCCACGCATCCAGTACTATGAGGAAGGTGAGCTAGAAAAAAGTCGGCAGGTCGACATGGACAACCTTGAAGAGAATCGTGTGGCAGCCCTCATTCAGCATGCACGCCATGAGCAGCAGATACGACGCTACTACGATCGGAATGTCAGGAAACGCTCCTTCAATGTTAGTGACTTGGTGCTTCTCCGggtccagtccaccaaggacatgcacaagttggCCGCCACCTGGGAGgaccccttcatcgtcaaagaaGTAATCAAGCTAGGAACCTACTGA
- the LOC117858344 gene encoding small ribosomal subunit protein uS13z/uS13y/uS13x yields MSLIAGEDFQHILRLLNTNVDGKQKIMFALTSIKGVGRRFSNIVCKKADIDMNKRAGELSPDELERLMTVVANPRQFKVPDWFLNRKKDYKDGRFSQVVSNALDMKLRDDLERLKKIRNHRGLRHYWGLRVRGQHTKTTGRRGKTVGVSKKR; encoded by the exons ATG TCGCTGATCGCGGGGGAGGACTTCCAGCACATCCTGCGTCTGCTCAACACCAACGTGGATGGCAAGCAGAAGATCATGTTCGCGCTCACCTCCATCAAGGGTGTCGGCCGCCGCTTTTCCAACATCGTCTGCAAGAAGGCCGACATTGACATGAACAAGCG GGCTGGTGAGCTGTCCCCAGATGAGCTTGAGCGCCTCATGACCGTGGTTGCCAACCCCCGCCAGTTCAAGGTCCCTGACTGGTTCCTCAACAGGAAGAAGGACTACAAGGATGGTAGGTTCTCCCAGGTAGTTTCCAACGCCCTTGACATGAAGCTCAGGGATGACCTTGAGAGGCTGAAAAAGATCAG GAACCACCGTGGGCTGCGTCACTACTGGGGCCTGCGTGTCCGTGGACAGCACACCAAGACCACCGGAAGGCGTGGAAAGACTGTCGGTGTGTCGAAGAAGAGATAA